A region of Reichenbachiella carrageenanivorans DNA encodes the following proteins:
- a CDS encoding ankyrin repeat domain-containing protein translates to MNQEKEDEFFRSISKNDIEQIQALLKEGFNVNHIDRFGETPLLFASKKENYNLVKLFISKGADLNVKTKPGYTACHLAAMSNNLEALKLLIENGADKDIRDPYGNTLLGTAVASYRDDDSIVKYLLSLGMDPTIENNYGNSVLVDFDMPKNESIRYLFEKWL, encoded by the coding sequence ATGAATCAAGAAAAAGAAGATGAGTTTTTTAGGTCAATATCCAAAAATGACATAGAACAAATTCAGGCGTTACTTAAAGAGGGGTTCAATGTCAACCATATAGATAGGTTTGGAGAAACTCCATTGTTGTTTGCATCAAAGAAGGAAAATTATAATCTCGTAAAATTATTTATATCCAAAGGTGCAGACCTCAATGTCAAGACCAAACCAGGCTATACCGCCTGTCACTTGGCTGCTATGAGCAACAACCTAGAGGCCTTAAAGCTCCTGATAGAAAACGGCGCAGACAAGGATATCCGTGATCCGTATGGGAATACGTTATTAGGTACGGCCGTTGCAAGTTACAGAGATGATGATTCGATTGTAAAATACTTATTGAGCCTAGGAATGGATCCAACCATTGAAAATAATTATGGCAACAGTGTGCTAGTTGATTTTGACATGCCAAAGAACGAATCCATTCGCTATTTGTTTGAAAAGTGGCTGTAG
- a CDS encoding GH-E family nuclease, whose protein sequence is MADGKIEDRDIDGNVGDLVKKADGSIEGVIVGTRGSKGGPKGAKSAYVDDLQLDEAKAIDEFEALTDKGMTDISRGDKIRGGAKSERVSLRKEIRDEIFARAKTNRKDANEYPIYFDEKAQIDIPNYGTHYPDKTPLGHDHPKAGQPVPENLVGKPRADIGHAPGEAWKDRLQNHKKEGLTREEIIEEENNPLLYILEERSSNRSRKLD, encoded by the coding sequence TTGGCGGATGGAAAAATAGAAGATCGAGACATCGATGGCAATGTCGGTGACCTAGTCAAAAAAGCAGACGGTTCAATAGAAGGAGTGATAGTCGGCACACGAGGTAGCAAAGGTGGTCCAAAGGGAGCGAAGAGTGCGTATGTAGATGACCTACAATTGGATGAAGCGAAGGCCATAGATGAATTTGAAGCACTCACGGATAAAGGCATGACTGATATCTCCCGTGGTGACAAAATTCGGGGTGGCGCAAAAAGTGAAAGAGTATCTTTGAGGAAAGAGATTCGAGACGAAATATTTGCTCGGGCAAAAACGAATAGAAAGGATGCTAACGAGTATCCGATTTACTTTGACGAAAAAGCTCAGATTGACATTCCCAACTACGGTACACATTACCCTGACAAAACACCTCTTGGACACGACCACCCCAAAGCAGGGCAACCGGTACCTGAAAACTTGGTAGGTAAACCACGGGCAGATATTGGGCATGCACCAGGTGAGGCCTGGAAAGATAGGTTGCAAAATCATAAAAAAGAAGGCCTTACAAGAGAAGAGATAATTGAAGAAGAAAACAATCCCCTATTATATATTCTCGAAGAAAGAAGTTCAAATAGAAGTAGAAAATTAGATTAG
- a CDS encoding ankyrin repeat domain-containing protein — translation MKWNTEDLFDASLRGEVQNVKQILNTGVNPDAMGSTGLYPIHATITLYKKSNEKKKLLLEILKILISHGADLNVKTKPGYTACHLAAMSNNLEALKLLIENGADKDIRDPYGNTLLTTAVASFDGDDSIVKYLLDLGMDPLVENNRGNNLLNGLDMPRKDPIRHLFEKWL, via the coding sequence ATGAAATGGAATACTGAAGACCTCTTTGACGCTTCTTTAAGAGGAGAGGTTCAAAACGTAAAACAAATTTTGAATACGGGAGTAAATCCAGATGCCATGGGAAGTACTGGTCTATACCCTATCCATGCTACGATTACTTTATACAAAAAGTCAAACGAGAAAAAAAAACTACTACTTGAAATATTAAAAATTTTGATTAGCCACGGTGCAGACCTCAATGTCAAGACCAAACCAGGCTATACCGCCTGTCACTTGGCTGCTATGAGCAACAACCTAGAGGCCTTAAAGCTCCTGATAGAAAACGGCGCTGATAAGGACATTCGTGACCCGTATGGGAATACGCTGCTAACTACGGCAGTTGCAAGTTTTGATGGTGACGATTCAATTGTGAAATATCTACTGGATCTGGGAATGGATCCATTGGTAGAAAACAACAGAGGGAACAATTTGCTCAACGGTCTAGATATGCCGCGTAAAGATCCAATTCGCCATTTGTTTGAAAAGTGGCTGTAG
- a CDS encoding HNH/ENDO VII family nuclease, with protein MADGKIEDRDIDGNVGDLVKKADGSIEGVIVGTRGSKGGPKGTKSAYVDDLQLDEAKAIDEFEALTDKNMTDISRGDKIRGGAKSERVSLRKEIRDEIFARAKTNRKDANEYPIYFDEKAQIDIPNYGTHYPDKTPLGHDHPKAGQPVPENLVGKPRADIGHAPGQSWKERHEMHIEKGLTRKKVIELENDPKWYVLEERSSNRSRKLD; from the coding sequence TTGGCGGATGGAAAAATAGAAGATCGAGACATCGATGGCAATGTCGGTGACCTAGTCAAAAAAGCAGACGGTTCAATAGAAGGAGTGATAGTCGGCACACGAGGTAGCAAAGGTGGTCCGAAAGGAACAAAGAGTGCGTATGTAGATGACCTACAATTGGATGAAGCGAAGGCCATAGATGAATTTGAAGCACTCACGGATAAAAACATGACTGATATCTCCCGTGGTGACAAAATTCGGGGTGGCGCAAAAAGTGAAAGAGTATCTTTGAGGAAAGAGATTCGAGACGAAATATTTGCTCGGGCAAAAACGAATAGAAAGGATGCTAACGAGTATCCGATTTACTTTGACGAAAAAGCTCAGATTGATATTCCCAACTACGGTACACATTACCCTGACAAAACACCTCTGGGACACGACCACCCCAAAGCAGGGCAACCAGTACCTGAAAACTTGGTAGGTAAACCACGGGCAGATATTGGGCATGCACCGGGACAGTCATGGAAAGAAAGACATGAGATGCATATTGAAAAAGGATTGACAAGGAAAAAGGTTATAGAGTTAGAGAATGATCCGAAATGGTATGTACTAGAGGAAAGGAGTTCGAATAGGAGTAGAAAATTAGATTAA
- a CDS encoding ankyrin repeat domain-containing protein, protein MKNLTDQLYTSVVRNELKKAKNLIAQGGEINVFLDRTGQYMIHSPTQDGNTEMLQLLISHGADLNVKTKPGFTACHLAAMSNNLEALKLLIENGADKDIRDPYGNTLLTTAVASFDGDDSIVKYLLDLGMDPLAENNRGNNLLNGLDMPRKDPIRHLFEKWL, encoded by the coding sequence ATGAAAAATTTAACTGATCAACTTTACACCTCAGTTGTTAGAAACGAGCTTAAAAAAGCTAAAAACTTAATCGCTCAAGGTGGTGAAATTAACGTTTTCTTGGATAGAACTGGTCAATATATGATTCATAGTCCGACACAAGATGGTAATACTGAAATGCTCCAATTACTAATCTCCCACGGTGCAGACCTCAATGTCAAGACCAAACCAGGCTTTACCGCCTGTCACTTGGCTGCTATGAGCAACAACCTAGAGGCCTTAAAGCTCCTGATAGAAAACGGCGCTGATAAGGACATTCGTGATCCGTATGGGAATACGCTGCTAACTACGGCAGTTGCAAGTTTTGATGGTGACGATTCAATTGTGAAATATCTACTGGACCTGGGAATGGATCCATTGGCAGAAAACAACAGAGGGAACAATTTGCTCAACGGTCTAGATATGCCGCGTAAAGATCCAATTCGCCATTTGTTTGAAAAGTGGCTGTAG
- a CDS encoding polysaccharide lyase family 7 protein produces the protein MDTKTAKLIFQSVLIIGFIVSLNSCATTSKESTTKDTDKITYPSDVIPFMDKWKILLGDGTSTNQLVNYEDKEFFYVANDGTTDWVVYKTPNSGVTSRTSSNTRTELGQIKHWVPETGGKLTGTLKVAHVSTSGDARVAASYSVVVGQIHSDEGHENEPLKIFYKKFPGHTKGSVFWNYEINTEGDNSKRWDYSTAVWGDDMSVVGSSPSTYPAEPKEGIAIGEEFSYEVNVYQGIMYLTFTSEGHETVKFTKNLLKSDFSTYDKIPQQILTLYASIGRDGTERKNAYAGEIQYFKQGAYNQTNGKDPKDNMVWSTGSETYGGDIAKQYANGCYTEVWFKSATVGPGTAPTE, from the coding sequence ATGGATACAAAAACAGCTAAATTAATATTTCAATCAGTTTTAATAATTGGTTTTATAGTATCACTCAATAGTTGTGCTACTACTTCTAAAGAATCTACGACTAAAGACACTGATAAAATCACTTACCCAAGTGATGTTATTCCGTTTATGGACAAATGGAAAATCCTTCTGGGTGATGGTACCAGCACCAATCAATTGGTCAATTATGAGGATAAAGAATTCTTTTACGTTGCCAATGATGGAACAACGGATTGGGTCGTATATAAAACACCCAACTCGGGCGTAACCTCACGAACTTCAAGCAACACCAGAACAGAATTAGGCCAAATAAAACATTGGGTACCTGAGACTGGTGGCAAGTTGACAGGCACGCTAAAAGTGGCTCATGTATCTACGTCTGGTGATGCAAGAGTGGCTGCTTCGTACTCGGTCGTCGTTGGGCAAATCCATAGTGATGAAGGGCATGAAAATGAGCCTTTAAAAATCTTCTACAAAAAATTTCCTGGTCACACGAAAGGCTCTGTTTTTTGGAATTATGAAATCAACACTGAAGGGGACAATTCAAAAAGATGGGATTATTCCACAGCGGTTTGGGGTGATGACATGTCCGTAGTTGGGTCAAGCCCCTCTACCTACCCTGCAGAGCCTAAAGAAGGTATTGCAATAGGAGAAGAATTTAGCTATGAAGTAAACGTATATCAAGGCATCATGTACCTCACGTTTACCAGTGAGGGCCACGAAACGGTAAAGTTCACAAAGAATTTGCTAAAATCTGACTTCTCTACTTATGATAAAATCCCCCAACAAATCTTGACTTTGTATGCATCGATAGGTCGAGATGGTACAGAGCGTAAAAATGCTTACGCTGGAGAGATTCAGTACTTTAAGCAAGGTGCATACAACCAGACCAACGGAAAAGACCCCAAAGACAATATGGTGTGGAGTACTGGGTCAGAAACATACGGCGGTGACATAGCCAAACAATATGCCAATGGATGCTATACCGAAGTATGGTTTAAATCAGCGACTGTAGGGCCTGGCACAGCACCTACGGAGTAG
- a CDS encoding polysaccharide lyase family 7 protein yields the protein MKNIKSLPLLLSLGVLLSLNSCSNKAKEASKEQVPQTVYASNVIPFFNHWNLILGDGSNAGIANNYEHEDFFYTVKDGEEDWVVYKSPNAGDTHGTSNNTRSELAQLKKWYPATADDKLTATLKVMNVSATGDARVASTHAVVVGQIHSADGHENEPLKIFYKKFPGHTKGSVFWHYEINTAGDDNTGRWDYSTAVWGHDFSVVGSEADTYPEEPTEGIALGEEFSYEIVVKDGIMNLKFTSEGHETKTFTKNLIVSEYATTADMPKQTQDLFLPIGQDGVEREQAYTGEGLFFKLGAYNQTNGKSPDVNKNWCSGAETHDGDIKKQYEDGNYAEVWFKTASISVSDGAVSNQGYFTKND from the coding sequence ATGAAAAACATCAAATCATTACCACTCCTATTGAGCTTAGGTGTGTTGCTCTCACTAAATAGCTGTTCGAATAAAGCGAAAGAAGCAAGTAAAGAGCAAGTTCCACAAACCGTTTACGCAAGTAACGTGATCCCGTTTTTCAATCATTGGAATTTGATTTTAGGGGATGGTTCAAATGCTGGGATAGCCAATAATTATGAACATGAAGATTTCTTTTATACGGTAAAGGATGGCGAAGAAGATTGGGTCGTTTATAAATCACCCAATGCAGGGGATACACATGGCACCTCCAACAATACAAGAAGCGAATTGGCCCAATTGAAAAAATGGTATCCAGCAACTGCTGACGATAAATTGACGGCTACGCTCAAAGTAATGAATGTATCGGCTACAGGTGATGCTCGGGTAGCCTCGACACATGCTGTAGTCGTTGGCCAGATCCATAGTGCCGACGGACATGAGAACGAACCGCTTAAAATCTTCTATAAGAAATTTCCTGGCCATACGAAAGGTTCAGTGTTTTGGCATTATGAAATCAATACCGCAGGCGATGACAACACTGGAAGGTGGGATTATTCCACGGCGGTTTGGGGTCATGACTTTTCTGTAGTAGGTAGCGAAGCAGACACCTACCCCGAAGAACCGACTGAGGGCATTGCTTTGGGTGAGGAATTTAGCTATGAGATCGTGGTAAAGGATGGTATAATGAACTTAAAATTTACAAGTGAAGGACATGAAACCAAAACATTCACAAAAAACTTGATCGTATCCGAATATGCAACAACCGCAGATATGCCAAAGCAAACACAGGATCTATTCTTGCCCATTGGGCAAGACGGTGTAGAGCGTGAGCAAGCATATACTGGCGAGGGTCTCTTTTTTAAGTTGGGCGCATACAACCAAACCAATGGGAAGTCCCCAGATGTAAATAAGAACTGGTGCTCTGGTGCAGAAACGCATGATGGCGACATCAAAAAACAATATGAAGACGGAAACTATGCGGAAGTTTGGTTTAAAACGGCAAGTATATCGGTAAGTGATGGTGCTGTATCTAATCAAGGCTATTTCACTAAAAATGATTAG